CAGCAGGACTGGTCCAACCTGTGGGACCAGCTGGAACCGTACCCGGGTGCCGGCAGCCTGGACATCACCGGGGCGCTGGAAAAGCAGTACCAGGCCAACCTGAGTGCGGCGCTGGCCAAGGCCGGCAAGGATGCCAACGTCGCTGCACAGTACAAGGCGCAGCGCGAGGCCGAACTGCGCACCGCCAAGCAGATGACCGAACGCGCCCAGGACTTCTACGTGTCGCTGGGCATGCCCTCGCTACCGCAGTCGTACTGGGAACGTACCCAGTTCATCAAGCCCGATGACCGCGACGTGGTCTGCCACGCCAGTGCCTGGGACATGAACATGGAAGGCGACGTGCGCACCAAGATGTGCATCAAGCCGAACGAAGAGAACTTCACCACCATCTACCACGAGCTGGGCCACCTGTATTACGACCTGGCCTACAACCCGCTGCCGCCGCTGTTCCAGGGCGGTGCCAACGATGGCTTCCACGAGGCGATCGGCGACACCATCGTGCTGGCGATGACGCCCAAGTACCTGAGCTCGATCGGCCTGGTGCACGCGCCGACCGAAAGCCGCGAGGCGGTCATCAACAACCAGATGCGCATGGCCCTGTCAGGCGTGTCGTTCCTGCCGTTCGGCCTGATGATCGACCGCTGGCGCTGGGGCGTGTTCGATGGTTCGATCACCCCGGACAACTACAACAAGGCGTGGTGGGACCTGAAGGCGAAGTACCAGGGCGTGGCCCCGGCCAGCACCCGTGGCGAGGAGTTCTTCGATCCGGGCGCGAAGTACCACGTGCCGGGCAACACGCCATACACCCGCTACTTCCTGGCGCGCATCCTGCAGTTCCAGTTCTACAAGGGCCTGTGCGATGCGGCCGGCTTCAAGGGCCCGCTGCATGAGTGCACGTTCTACGGCAACAAGGAGGCCGGGCAGAAGTACTGGGCGATGCTGAGCAAGGGCGCCAGCCAGCCGTGGCAGGCCACGCTGAAGGAGCTGACCGGCAGTGACAAGCTCGATGCCGGCCCGATGATCGAGTACTTCAGCCCGGTCAACGACTGGCTGAAGCAGCAGAACCAGGGCCAGATGTGCGGCTGGCAGGCCAGCGCAGCACCGGCGGCGAAATGAAAGAAGGGGCGGCTCCGCGAGGATCCGCCCCTGATGTTTCCGGTAGCGCCGGGCCATGCCCGGCGGCTTTTCATCGCACCGCTGCGCTCGCCGGGCATGGCCCGGCGCTACCCGATGGGCGTCAGCTGTTCTTCTTCGCCGCCATCGCCGCGGCCAGCTCGGCCTTGTATTCCTCGAAGGTCTGGCCCTTCTCCTTGGCCTCGGCCTGCGCGGCATCGCGCAGCGCATCGGAATACACCAGGCGCACCGGCGTGCCCTTGCGCTCGTGCAGTTCACCGGCCTGCATGATCAGCGCCAGCACCTGCGCGGCACTCTCGCTGTGGCCGGCGATGCGGCCATCCATGCCCAGCACCCATTCGCCATCGCGGCGCACGACGCCGGCCAGCAGTGTGCGCTGCGCATCGCGCAGTTCGGCATGCGGCTCCACCGGCGAGGCCTGCGCGGCGGCCTTGTTGGCAGCCTTTTCTTCCTGGCGGCGGCGCTGGTCGCGGCGGGTCTTGGAGGTGGTGGACATGGGGGGCGATACCGCTACGAGGGGGCGCAAGGATAACGCACCCCGGCCACGACGCCGTTTCAC
This genomic stretch from Stenotrophomonas sp. SAU14A_NAIMI4_5 harbors:
- a CDS encoding M2 family metallopeptidase, with product MTHRHLLLASAIAAATLALVACKKEPSPGTEAATASAPAGETADQFVARINAEFKAAYPEMTSAQWLSSTYINSDSERIAAKANERSLTQLNSWIEQAGKFEGQPMSEDSKRAIHLLKLMSSMPAPRDPAKLAQLTQIATRMEGSYGAGKYCTDANDPNSCRQLGELEQVLARSRDYDAQLDAWQGWHSTTKSMRGDYQQFVSLVNEGAKGMGFTDAGQMWRSGYDMPPEQIGPETDRLWEQVKPMYEQLHCYARGKLDKTYGKDKAEVGNGLIAAHLMGNMWQQDWSNLWDQLEPYPGAGSLDITGALEKQYQANLSAALAKAGKDANVAAQYKAQREAELRTAKQMTERAQDFYVSLGMPSLPQSYWERTQFIKPDDRDVVCHASAWDMNMEGDVRTKMCIKPNEENFTTIYHELGHLYYDLAYNPLPPLFQGGANDGFHEAIGDTIVLAMTPKYLSSIGLVHAPTESREAVINNQMRMALSGVSFLPFGLMIDRWRWGVFDGSITPDNYNKAWWDLKAKYQGVAPASTRGEEFFDPGAKYHVPGNTPYTRYFLARILQFQFYKGLCDAAGFKGPLHECTFYGNKEAGQKYWAMLSKGASQPWQATLKELTGSDKLDAGPMIEYFSPVNDWLKQQNQGQMCGWQASAAPAAK